A single genomic interval of Candidatus Bipolaricaulis anaerobius harbors:
- the lnt gene encoding apolipoprotein N-acyltransferase, with product MIRGRRWLGALGAGLLLWASFFPGLGWLAWLALVPLLWALDEAGTKRGLGLGALCGVVFFGLEFSSLSSLSPFVGAMVVPICLALAVYGGLFLALFGAVAGRWSSPFVWAGGWVLVEALRAAGPLGVTLGSVPGTMAGGPFLPAAAWGGPWLLSLGVAWTAGCLACGVRQRRWLPWAALGPLALFVVSVVPSGTRDGGTLTVALIQPNIAKLEQLDPNLLPAHLALYQELLAQVAPPVDLIALPENVRPWLLAERDHLALFQGAAIEVGASVLVGTAEFREGKIYNTVLVLSPRGEVTGTYAKTRLVPFGEYVPGRGLWEKIGLGPLIAPLLPFDQTPGEEVRPVGNLGIMICFESTFPGVSRELVQAGAEVLLVPTNDAWFGETRLLWEHYALGALRAAETGRALVQIGQTGVSGGWGPRGEDLGRLPPRTRGTTVLEVPLRTGSTPYVRVGDGPVLGLAGALLVLGLRTKRPRSGRGREGRLRT from the coding sequence GTGATCAGGGGGAGGCGCTGGCTGGGGGCGCTGGGAGCGGGTCTTCTCCTGTGGGCGTCGTTCTTCCCCGGGCTGGGGTGGCTCGCTTGGCTCGCCCTCGTCCCCCTCTTGTGGGCCCTTGATGAGGCGGGAACGAAGCGCGGGTTAGGCCTCGGCGCCCTGTGTGGGGTCGTGTTCTTCGGGCTCGAGTTCTCGTCCCTTTCCTCCCTCTCGCCGTTCGTGGGCGCGATGGTGGTCCCGATATGCCTCGCCCTCGCGGTGTACGGGGGACTGTTCCTCGCCCTGTTCGGGGCGGTGGCCGGGCGGTGGAGCTCCCCCTTCGTGTGGGCGGGGGGATGGGTCCTCGTCGAGGCCCTCCGCGCGGCCGGGCCGTTGGGGGTCACGTTGGGGAGCGTGCCGGGGACGATGGCGGGCGGGCCGTTCCTCCCCGCGGCGGCCTGGGGCGGGCCGTGGCTCCTCTCGCTCGGGGTGGCTTGGACGGCGGGGTGCCTCGCCTGCGGCGTGCGCCAGCGACGGTGGCTCCCATGGGCGGCGCTCGGCCCCCTCGCCCTGTTCGTCGTGAGCGTCGTCCCATCCGGAACGCGGGACGGAGGGACCCTCACCGTGGCCCTCATCCAGCCGAACATCGCCAAGCTCGAACAACTCGACCCAAACCTCCTCCCGGCCCACCTCGCCCTCTACCAGGAGCTCCTCGCCCAGGTTGCGCCCCCCGTGGACCTGATCGCCCTCCCCGAGAACGTGCGGCCGTGGCTCCTCGCCGAGCGGGACCACCTGGCCCTGTTCCAAGGCGCGGCGATCGAGGTGGGGGCGTCCGTCCTTGTGGGGACAGCGGAGTTCCGCGAGGGGAAGATCTACAACACGGTCCTCGTCCTCTCCCCCCGCGGGGAGGTCACGGGCACGTACGCCAAGACCCGCCTCGTCCCGTTCGGGGAGTATGTGCCGGGGCGGGGCCTCTGGGAGAAGATCGGGCTCGGCCCGCTCATCGCTCCGCTCCTCCCGTTCGACCAGACCCCCGGGGAGGAGGTGCGCCCGGTGGGGAACCTGGGGATCATGATCTGTTTTGAGTCCACGTTCCCCGGGGTCAGCCGTGAGCTCGTGCAGGCGGGAGCGGAGGTCCTCCTCGTCCCCACCAACGATGCCTGGTTCGGGGAGACGCGCCTCCTGTGGGAGCACTACGCGCTGGGGGCGCTCCGGGCAGCGGAGACGGGGCGGGCGCTCGTTCAGATCGGCCAGACCGGGGTAAGCGGCGGATGGGGGCCGCGGGGGGAGGACCTCGGCCGGCTTCCCCCCCGGACGAGGGGGACCACCGTCCTGGAGGTCCCGTTACGGACAGGCTCAACCCCCTACGTGCGCGTGGGGGACGGGCCGGTGCTCGGCCTGGCCGGGGCCCTCCTCGTCCTCGGGCTCAGGACAAAGCGGCCCCGCTCGGGGCGGGGCCGCGAAGGTCGGCTGCGAACCTAG
- a CDS encoding PKD domain-containing protein, which yields MRRIWKIGLVVVFGLGLAGCAWLFAPPQAVLTASVTSPLTVQFDLSGSTGDIVSYTLTFGDGSAAAEGSDITVAVVHTYEDPGDYIATLTVQDARGRTSSASVGITVSAAPTTTVSLGAVPASGPAPLDVEFWATISAAPGRRIKHVALDYETDGTPDFESDVDFATYDWWIPDDSSPYTYNDPGTYTATLTVTDDATPAQDFTATATITVTSPPPVITAFTATPQTPSAGANVTFAFEAEAGDAARKLVKWELRSGDGYVVTVVLPTPASTLNVTQVYAGGYAQTGSYTATVKVWDDLTPTANTDEVTLDVDVVAP from the coding sequence ATGCGCAGGATTTGGAAGATAGGGCTCGTGGTGGTCTTTGGGCTAGGGCTCGCCGGGTGTGCGTGGCTGTTCGCCCCGCCCCAGGCCGTCCTCACGGCAAGCGTTACCTCTCCCCTTACCGTGCAGTTCGATCTGTCAGGCTCCACGGGGGATATCGTGAGCTACACCCTCACGTTTGGGGACGGTTCGGCCGCGGCGGAGGGGTCCGACATCACCGTGGCGGTCGTTCACACCTACGAGGACCCTGGCGACTACATCGCCACCCTGACCGTCCAGGATGCTCGGGGGCGGACGAGCTCCGCATCGGTGGGGATCACGGTGAGTGCAGCACCGACGACGACCGTGAGCCTGGGGGCGGTTCCCGCTTCGGGCCCAGCTCCCCTCGATGTCGAGTTCTGGGCCACGATCAGCGCCGCGCCGGGGCGGAGGATCAAGCACGTCGCGCTCGACTATGAGACCGACGGGACGCCCGACTTCGAATCCGATGTGGATTTCGCGACCTACGATTGGTGGATCCCGGATGACAGTTCACCTTACACCTACAACGATCCTGGAACCTACACCGCGACCCTTACCGTCACCGACGACGCCACTCCCGCCCAGGACTTCACCGCCACGGCAACGATCACCGTGACCAGCCCCCCGCCGGTGATCACGGCCTTCACCGCCACCCCGCAGACCCCCTCTGCGGGCGCCAATGTCACGTTCGCCTTTGAAGCCGAGGCTGGGGATGCAGCCCGCAAGCTGGTGAAGTGGGAGCTCCGCTCCGGCGATGGCTACGTGGTGACGGTGGTTCTCCCCACGCCAGCCAGCACCCTGAACGTGACCCAGGTCTACGCAGGTGGATACGCTCAAACCGGTTCGTACACGGCGACGGTGAAGGTGTGGGATGACCTCACCCCTACCGCAAACACGGACGAGGTAACCCTCGATGTGGACGTTGTAGCGCCCTAG
- a CDS encoding 2-oxoacid:acceptor oxidoreductase family protein — protein sequence MKEIRWHGRGGQGAKTASQILAQINLREGKFVQSFPEFGPERSGAPIRAYNRIADDAIRVHSAVYAPDIAVVVDESLLTAERPADGLHPDGTLIVNTSCSAEEIRRRTGYTGRIVVLDADRIAREAGTGFANIPMLGAVAAVLGTPWELVEEEVRATMGERMSRDMLEKNIAALRTAYEAAKGASHGR from the coding sequence ATGAAGGAAATCCGCTGGCACGGGCGAGGGGGGCAGGGAGCGAAGACCGCGTCCCAGATCCTCGCCCAGATCAACCTGCGCGAGGGCAAGTTCGTGCAGTCCTTCCCCGAGTTCGGCCCCGAGCGGTCGGGGGCCCCGATCCGGGCCTATAACCGAATCGCAGACGACGCGATCCGCGTCCATTCTGCGGTGTACGCGCCGGACATCGCCGTGGTGGTGGATGAGTCGCTCCTCACCGCGGAGAGGCCCGCCGACGGGCTCCATCCCGACGGCACGCTCATTGTCAACACCTCCTGTTCGGCCGAGGAGATCCGCCGCCGCACCGGCTACACGGGCCGGATCGTCGTCCTCGACGCGGACCGGATCGCCCGCGAGGCGGGAACAGGGTTCGCCAATATCCCCATGCTCGGGGCGGTGGCCGCTGTGCTTGGCACCCCCTGGGAGCTCGTGGAGGAGGAGGTCCGGGCAACGATGGGGGAACGCATGTCCCGCGACATGCTGGAAAAGAACATCGCCGCGCTGCGAACGGCGTACGAGGCAGCAAAGGGGGCAAGCCATGGCCGATGA
- the tmk gene encoding dTMP kinase: MKPLFVVLEGPDASGKSTQLHLVADALAAKGVPVLATREPGGTPLGEHLRDLVLSPNSAMNPLTELLLIIGARHEHVEKVIRPALGEGKWVLCSRYTLSSLAYQGWGRGLDLDLIRHLNQLATGGLEPDYVFLLDLPPGVAYERTRERDRFEGEGLEFFTRVRVGYLELIRSVPRAYVIDATLSQQRVLGEILAHLPLPGI, encoded by the coding sequence GTGAAACCTCTCTTCGTCGTGCTTGAAGGCCCTGACGCGTCGGGGAAGTCCACCCAGCTCCATCTGGTCGCGGATGCCCTCGCGGCGAAGGGGGTCCCCGTCCTTGCTACCCGCGAGCCGGGGGGGACGCCCCTCGGCGAGCATCTGCGGGACCTCGTCCTCTCCCCCAACTCCGCGATGAACCCCCTCACCGAGCTCCTCCTCATCATCGGGGCCCGGCACGAGCACGTGGAGAAGGTCATCCGCCCGGCGCTGGGGGAAGGGAAGTGGGTCCTCTGCTCCCGCTACACCCTGTCCTCGCTCGCCTACCAGGGGTGGGGCCGCGGGCTCGACCTCGACCTCATCCGTCACCTGAACCAACTCGCCACCGGCGGCCTTGAGCCGGACTACGTCTTCCTCCTCGATCTCCCCCCCGGGGTCGCCTACGAGCGGACGCGGGAGCGGGATCGGTTCGAGGGTGAGGGGCTCGAGTTCTTCACCCGGGTCCGGGTGGGATACCTCGAACTGATCCGCTCCGTGCCGCGGGCCTACGTGATCGATGCCACCCTGTCCCAACAGCGCGTGCTCGGGGAGATCCTGGCCCACCTTCCTCTCCCTGGGATATGA
- the alaS gene encoding alanine--tRNA ligase gives MTGHELRQLYLDYFRREGHVVLPSASLVPADPTLLFTGAGMVQFKDIFWGRIAPTHPRVTTCQKCFRTTDIERVGTTAYHHTFFEMLGNFSFGDYFKEGAIELAWRFLTRELSLPPDRLWVSVYEDDDEAYTIWRDVVGIPAPRIVRLGKDHNWWGPVGDRGPCGPDTEIFWDWGLPPCGPDCGPACDCGRFSEIWNLVFMQYDAGADGTLRELGQKNIDTGMGLERMTAVIEGVHSNFDTDLFRPIVEAITAAARRSDLRLRNLIADHIRAVVFLVSDGVRPGNEAQGYVLRRILRRMVRAADELGLKEGQLRTLVEPVVSSFGPIYSEIEERRSLVRQVISHEERTFRRTLRAGEARLREVLAGLPHGGRIPGRVVFELYDTYGFPPELTEEIALEQGFSVDHAGYAQEMEAQRERSRNVHGGSGVASGEGLTPAPVKRETEFVGYGTLQVEATCLAAAEGGPLLFERTPFYAEGGGQVADTGWIENLTRPGRAEVLDVQKSPHGTLHTVRVTEGEFRLGDRCRLIVDEARRRRIERAHTATHLLHAALRRVVGEHVIQAGSSVGPEEFRFDFTHFSALSPAELAQVEELAFAPVLQDLAVSVEELPLAEAKKRGAIAHFEEEYRGKDRVRVVEVPGVSRELCGGTHVRRTGEIGPIVLLSEEAVAAGTRRLRALVGEAAHRYLSRLREERREIANLVGVPEAEALAGIRRSLDEARSLRRRVAALEEELASLRSEQVLTAAREVGGTKLVSTIVEGGAEEAKRVADALAARLGRSVVVVGACDAERAIVVAKVVDEPRVSAGDLVRLASAALGGKGGGRPTFAQGGGPAWQALPHAIESAIAHAEGRLKGA, from the coding sequence ATGACGGGCCACGAACTGCGCCAACTTTACCTCGACTATTTCCGCCGCGAGGGCCATGTCGTCCTCCCGTCGGCGAGCCTCGTCCCCGCGGACCCAACGCTCCTCTTCACGGGAGCGGGGATGGTCCAGTTCAAGGACATCTTCTGGGGGAGGATCGCCCCGACCCATCCCCGTGTCACGACCTGCCAGAAGTGCTTCCGCACCACCGATATCGAGCGGGTGGGGACGACCGCCTACCACCACACGTTCTTCGAGATGCTCGGGAACTTCAGCTTCGGCGATTACTTCAAGGAGGGAGCGATCGAACTGGCGTGGCGGTTCCTCACCCGCGAGCTTTCGCTTCCCCCCGACCGCCTGTGGGTCTCCGTGTACGAGGATGACGACGAGGCGTATACGATCTGGCGGGACGTGGTGGGGATCCCCGCCCCAAGGATCGTCCGCCTGGGGAAGGACCACAACTGGTGGGGGCCGGTGGGCGACCGCGGCCCGTGTGGCCCGGACACGGAGATCTTCTGGGACTGGGGCCTCCCACCCTGCGGACCCGACTGTGGGCCGGCCTGCGACTGCGGAAGGTTCTCCGAGATCTGGAACCTCGTGTTCATGCAGTACGACGCGGGAGCCGATGGGACGCTGCGCGAGCTTGGCCAAAAGAACATCGACACCGGGATGGGCCTCGAGCGGATGACGGCTGTGATCGAAGGGGTGCACTCGAACTTCGATACGGACCTGTTCCGGCCGATTGTTGAGGCGATCACCGCCGCGGCCCGCCGGAGCGATCTCCGGCTGCGGAACCTAATCGCCGACCACATCCGGGCGGTCGTGTTCCTCGTTTCCGATGGGGTGAGGCCAGGGAACGAGGCCCAGGGGTACGTGCTGCGGCGGATCCTGCGGCGGATGGTGCGGGCGGCGGATGAGCTCGGGCTCAAGGAGGGGCAGCTTCGCACTCTCGTTGAACCGGTGGTGAGCTCGTTCGGGCCCATCTACTCCGAGATCGAGGAGCGGCGTTCCCTCGTTCGACAGGTCATTTCCCACGAGGAAAGGACGTTCCGGAGGACGCTCCGTGCGGGAGAGGCCCGCCTGCGCGAGGTGCTGGCCGGGCTGCCCCACGGGGGGAGGATACCTGGCCGAGTGGTGTTCGAGCTCTACGATACCTACGGCTTCCCGCCCGAGCTCACGGAAGAGATCGCTCTGGAACAAGGGTTCTCAGTCGACCACGCGGGCTACGCCCAGGAGATGGAAGCCCAGCGGGAGCGCTCCCGGAACGTTCACGGGGGGAGCGGCGTGGCCTCGGGGGAGGGCTTGACTCCCGCCCCTGTGAAGCGGGAGACGGAATTCGTTGGGTACGGAACGCTCCAGGTGGAGGCCACGTGCCTCGCCGCGGCAGAAGGGGGGCCGCTTCTGTTCGAGCGGACCCCGTTCTACGCCGAAGGGGGCGGGCAGGTCGCGGACACCGGCTGGATCGAGAACCTGACCCGACCGGGACGAGCTGAGGTTCTGGATGTACAGAAGTCGCCCCACGGCACGCTCCACACCGTCCGAGTGACGGAAGGTGAGTTCCGTCTCGGCGACCGGTGCCGGCTCATCGTGGACGAGGCGCGGCGGCGGAGGATCGAGCGGGCCCACACCGCGACCCACCTCCTCCACGCTGCCTTGCGCCGGGTGGTGGGGGAGCACGTGATCCAAGCCGGGTCGTCGGTCGGTCCGGAGGAGTTCCGGTTCGACTTCACCCACTTCTCCGCCCTGTCGCCCGCTGAGCTCGCCCAGGTCGAGGAGCTTGCGTTCGCCCCCGTGCTCCAGGACCTCGCGGTGAGCGTGGAGGAACTGCCGCTCGCTGAGGCGAAGAAGCGCGGCGCGATCGCCCACTTCGAGGAGGAGTACCGGGGGAAGGACCGCGTGCGTGTGGTGGAGGTGCCGGGGGTGTCCAGGGAACTGTGCGGGGGGACCCACGTCCGCCGCACGGGGGAGATCGGCCCGATCGTCCTCCTCTCCGAGGAGGCGGTGGCGGCGGGAACGCGTCGGCTGCGCGCCCTCGTCGGCGAGGCCGCCCATCGCTACCTCTCCCGTCTGCGCGAGGAGCGACGCGAGATCGCGAACCTGGTCGGGGTGCCCGAGGCGGAGGCCCTCGCCGGGATCCGGAGGTCGCTCGACGAAGCGCGTTCCCTGCGTCGCCGCGTCGCGGCCCTCGAGGAGGAGCTCGCCTCGCTCCGGTCGGAGCAGGTCCTCACCGCGGCGCGCGAGGTGGGAGGGACGAAGCTCGTGAGCACGATCGTGGAGGGGGGAGCGGAGGAGGCAAAACGGGTCGCGGACGCGCTCGCCGCCCGGCTCGGCCGGTCCGTGGTTGTGGTCGGAGCCTGCGATGCCGAGCGGGCGATCGTCGTGGCGAAGGTCGTGGACGAGCCACGGGTGAGCGCAGGGGACCTCGTCCGCCTCGCGTCCGCGGCGCTCGGTGGGAAGGGGGGCGGCCGCCCCACGTTCGCCCAGGGAGGAGGGCCTGCTTGGCAGGCCCTGCCGCACGCGATCGAGAGCGCGATCGCTCACGCCGAGGGAAGGCTTAAAGGAGCCTGA
- a CDS encoding PKD domain-containing protein, which translates to MKHMWTIALVLAIGVAAVGQVEPLGIVVEPPAGDLVVTITTDKPAYAVGETVKITFTLNTAAYIIIVDRHPDGNSYQIFPNQYESQNYFPAGTHTIPTPGKGYQFTVNPPLGTEWLWIIASTQPVSSLAGFSPGEPFPLLGADPEDVQVQVLGLVPEPTQRAFDFTSFEIVSGPAPGYGTLIVRTSPATAKLYVDGIFRGYTPRTLNLVPGFHDILIRKAGYGDYTARVYLVAGGTRTLDVVLAPTGPANQPPVAQFTFTPPVPTPGAPVSFSAASSYDPDGTIVTYQWDFNGDGVFDRTGRTATWTFPVAGTYPVRLVVTDGLGATGQTTQPVAVAAMNQPPVARFAYTPTAPRPSDWIQFDGGASFDPDGSIAAHQWDFQNDGIFDRTGQVTFWQYATPGTYTVRLVVTDNQGATGQATQTVVVTPLVMNRPPVAQFTYSPVSPTVGAPVTFNGTTSYDPDGAIVAYAWDLNGDGAVDLAGPIVSWAYATAGAYNATLYVTDNEGATGQMTQPVMIAVAGPPGMPAMAVPGIYVWGTDTWRITVNGASTWTTPRSYRVELRTDGEFINASTDTGPVPLGLVPEPVSEGWRIVFEGTVTSGRITHSFQVRNANSIYLDLQLDMDGDGDLDRSPGFVRLRQFGVNPPLNPLVVGNPEGYSGALVPSLNFRIGSALSYTEFVRIVFWQTTIGALEGM; encoded by the coding sequence ATGAAACACATGTGGACCATCGCGCTCGTGCTGGCCATCGGCGTCGCCGCCGTGGGCCAGGTGGAACCGTTGGGGATCGTGGTTGAGCCGCCGGCGGGCGACCTCGTGGTCACGATCACCACCGACAAGCCGGCCTACGCCGTCGGGGAGACGGTGAAGATCACGTTCACCCTTAATACGGCCGCCTACATCATCATCGTGGACCGACATCCGGATGGGAATAGCTATCAGATCTTCCCCAACCAGTATGAGTCCCAGAACTACTTCCCCGCGGGGACGCACACCATCCCCACTCCGGGGAAGGGGTACCAGTTCACGGTGAACCCTCCCCTGGGCACGGAGTGGCTGTGGATCATCGCTTCGACCCAGCCCGTGAGCAGCCTCGCCGGGTTCTCCCCGGGCGAGCCGTTCCCCCTCCTCGGGGCGGACCCTGAGGATGTGCAGGTGCAGGTCCTCGGGCTCGTCCCCGAGCCGACCCAGCGGGCGTTCGACTTCACGAGCTTCGAGATCGTGTCCGGGCCCGCTCCTGGCTATGGCACGCTCATCGTGCGCACCTCGCCGGCAACGGCCAAGCTCTACGTGGACGGCATCTTCCGCGGCTACACTCCCCGGACCCTGAACCTCGTGCCGGGGTTCCACGATATCCTCATCCGCAAGGCGGGATACGGGGACTACACGGCGCGGGTCTACCTCGTAGCGGGGGGAACCCGGACCCTGGATGTGGTCCTCGCGCCGACCGGACCTGCGAACCAGCCTCCGGTCGCCCAGTTCACGTTCACGCCGCCCGTTCCCACCCCAGGGGCGCCTGTCTCGTTCAGCGCCGCTTCGTCCTACGATCCCGACGGGACCATCGTGACCTACCAGTGGGATTTCAACGGCGATGGCGTGTTCGATCGGACGGGCCGGACCGCGACGTGGACGTTCCCCGTGGCGGGCACGTACCCGGTGCGCCTCGTGGTGACGGACGGCCTGGGGGCGACCGGGCAGACAACGCAGCCCGTGGCGGTGGCGGCGATGAACCAGCCACCGGTCGCGCGGTTCGCCTACACGCCCACCGCTCCGCGGCCCAGCGACTGGATCCAGTTCGATGGCGGCGCCTCGTTCGATCCGGATGGATCGATCGCGGCCCACCAGTGGGACTTCCAGAACGACGGGATCTTCGATCGCACCGGTCAAGTGACGTTCTGGCAGTACGCGACGCCGGGCACGTACACGGTGCGGCTCGTCGTAACCGACAACCAGGGGGCTACCGGCCAGGCGACGCAGACGGTCGTCGTCACGCCGCTCGTCATGAACCGGCCGCCGGTGGCACAGTTCACATACAGCCCTGTCTCTCCGACCGTCGGGGCGCCGGTCACGTTCAACGGCACCACTTCCTACGACCCCGATGGGGCCATCGTCGCCTACGCTTGGGATCTGAACGGCGATGGGGCGGTGGATCTCGCTGGGCCGATCGTTTCGTGGGCCTACGCGACGGCGGGGGCGTACAACGCGACCCTCTACGTCACCGATAACGAAGGGGCCACGGGGCAGATGACCCAGCCCGTGATGATTGCGGTGGCGGGGCCTCCGGGGATGCCGGCGATGGCCGTCCCCGGGATCTACGTGTGGGGCACCGACACGTGGCGGATCACGGTGAACGGGGCCTCGACCTGGACCACGCCGCGGAGCTACCGCGTTGAGCTCCGCACGGATGGCGAGTTCATCAACGCGTCCACGGATACCGGCCCGGTCCCGCTGGGGCTCGTCCCCGAACCGGTGAGCGAGGGGTGGCGGATCGTGTTCGAGGGCACGGTGACCTCGGGCCGGATCACCCACTCGTTCCAGGTCCGCAATGCGAACTCGATCTACCTGGACCTGCAGCTGGACATGGACGGAGATGGGGACCTTGACCGCTCGCCGGGGTTCGTGCGGCTGCGCCAGTTCGGGGTCAACCCGCCCCTGAACCCGCTCGTCGTGGGAAACCCGGAGGGGTACAGCGGGGCGTTGGTCCCCTCGCTTAACTTCCGAATTGGGTCCGCCCTCTCCTACACGGAGTTCGTGCGGATCGTGTTCTGGCAGACGACGATCGGGGCGCTCGAGGGGATGTAG
- the dnaN gene encoding DNA polymerase III subunit beta codes for MEIVCRREDLVFGVRTVSHALGGRTAMPILGGIRCQGEGTGVELTATDLERSIRCRIAAQVNGAGTVVLPGQVLSQLVGRLPEAETVELREENGQARLTCGRARFDLLTLPPDDFPAGARPEGKPVGSMSLPTLLQGISQTTFAALRASETTRLALTGVDIVLRDGAAKLAATNGYRLAIKKVPVDGLAEDYEGSFLVDATVLGDLSRVLAGVSEEEVAIYTDAGQLHFAAGPVFFSCRTIQEQFPDFERVVPKDSEIGLFAPRAELLDILRRLELFAAEESGAVNLKVAGPELELAAASKDKGQGQESVQLLKTPQKSMEIAFRAEYLIDALRRMESDQVALWLSAPERAGLIEPAGEIAAGDAGFIYVCMPVRLL; via the coding sequence ATGGAGATCGTCTGCCGGCGTGAGGATCTGGTGTTCGGGGTGAGGACCGTCAGCCATGCTCTGGGCGGGCGGACCGCGATGCCCATTCTGGGGGGGATCCGCTGCCAGGGGGAGGGAACGGGGGTCGAGCTGACCGCGACCGACCTCGAGCGGTCCATCCGGTGCCGGATCGCGGCCCAGGTGAACGGCGCGGGGACCGTCGTCCTGCCGGGGCAGGTCCTCTCCCAGCTCGTGGGCCGCCTCCCCGAGGCGGAGACGGTCGAGCTGCGGGAAGAGAATGGACAGGCCCGCCTCACGTGTGGCCGGGCGAGGTTCGATCTCCTCACCCTCCCCCCCGACGACTTCCCCGCGGGGGCGCGGCCGGAGGGGAAGCCGGTGGGAAGTATGTCGCTTCCCACGCTCCTGCAGGGCATTTCCCAGACCACGTTTGCCGCCCTGCGGGCCTCCGAGACGACCCGCCTCGCCCTCACCGGAGTGGACATCGTGCTCCGCGACGGGGCAGCCAAGCTCGCCGCCACGAACGGGTACCGGCTGGCGATCAAGAAGGTCCCCGTGGATGGCCTGGCGGAGGACTACGAGGGGTCGTTCCTCGTGGACGCGACGGTGTTGGGCGACCTGTCGCGGGTCCTGGCTGGGGTGAGCGAGGAAGAAGTGGCCATCTACACTGACGCGGGCCAGCTCCACTTCGCGGCCGGGCCGGTGTTCTTCTCCTGCCGGACGATCCAGGAGCAGTTCCCCGACTTCGAGCGCGTCGTGCCCAAGGATAGCGAGATCGGCCTCTTCGCCCCACGAGCTGAACTCCTCGACATCCTACGCCGGTTGGAGCTGTTCGCGGCCGAGGAGTCGGGGGCGGTGAACCTCAAGGTGGCCGGGCCCGAGCTCGAGCTGGCCGCGGCATCGAAGGACAAGGGCCAGGGCCAGGAGTCGGTTCAGCTCCTCAAGACCCCCCAAAAGAGCATGGAGATCGCGTTCCGGGCGGAGTACTTGATTGACGCCCTGCGGAGGATGGAGTCGGATCAGGTTGCGCTGTGGCTGTCAGCGCCGGAGCGGGCGGGGCTGATCGAACCGGCGGGGGAGATCGCCGCCGGGGACGCGGGGTTCATCTACGTGTGCATGCCGGTCAGGCTCCTTTAA
- the lgt gene encoding prolipoprotein diacylglyceryl transferase — MHPIFLRLGPIEIRYYGLMYVISFVLGYFIVRAEARRRGVFSQPDDVLDLFLVVIPLGILFARLYYVAFQWDWYRSAPWEVFMIWHGGLAIHGGIIGGVVGLLIVARWKRVPFWRLADAVVPALILGQVLGRIGNFLNGDAFGTPTNLPWGIVFPASSPAGATYPGLPLHPAMLYEALGNLLLFALLWKLRTRPAKDGFLAATYFIGYGAVRFACEFFRGDALWLGPFRAAQVVSVLLIMAFGTWLLVGRLWRPAHAGPTILP; from the coding sequence ATGCATCCCATCTTCCTGAGGTTGGGGCCGATTGAAATCCGGTACTACGGCCTCATGTACGTGATCTCGTTCGTGCTCGGGTACTTCATCGTCCGCGCGGAGGCCCGCCGCCGCGGGGTGTTCTCGCAGCCCGATGACGTGCTCGACCTCTTCCTCGTCGTCATCCCCCTCGGGATCCTGTTCGCGCGCCTGTACTACGTGGCCTTCCAGTGGGACTGGTACCGCAGCGCGCCGTGGGAGGTGTTCATGATCTGGCACGGGGGGCTGGCGATCCACGGCGGGATCATCGGCGGCGTGGTGGGGCTCCTCATCGTCGCCCGCTGGAAGAGGGTCCCGTTCTGGCGCCTTGCCGACGCGGTGGTTCCCGCCCTCATCCTCGGGCAGGTGCTGGGTCGGATCGGGAACTTCCTGAACGGCGACGCGTTCGGGACCCCGACGAACCTCCCGTGGGGGATCGTGTTCCCCGCCTCGTCCCCCGCCGGCGCGACCTACCCCGGTCTCCCCCTCCACCCCGCGATGCTGTACGAGGCCCTTGGGAACCTCCTCCTCTTCGCCCTCCTCTGGAAGCTGCGCACGCGGCCGGCGAAGGATGGGTTCCTGGCCGCCACGTACTTCATCGGCTACGGGGCGGTGCGGTTCGCGTGCGAGTTCTTCCGCGGGGATGCCCTGTGGCTTGGCCCGTTCCGGGCGGCTCAGGTGGTGAGCGTCCTCCTCATTATGGCGTTCGGGACGTGGCTTCTCGTGGGCCGCCTGTGGCGGCCAGCGCACGCCGGACCGACAATCCTCCCATGA
- a CDS encoding sigma-70 family RNA polymerase sigma factor, with translation MPDGELELIQRSLNGDLEAWGEIVSRYKEAAFGIAVAILRNRADAEDAVQDAFVRAYERLDRYDLSRKFSTWLFTVTANVAKNALRRRRRDPLPKEVWAEDPAQAVWQEEMEQSVREAVWGLPEPYRAPLVLRYWHDLPLEEIGDVLGLRLGTVKTRLHRARALVRAELAARGVIRDAVG, from the coding sequence GTGCCCGACGGGGAACTTGAGCTCATCCAGCGGAGCCTGAATGGCGACCTGGAGGCATGGGGGGAGATCGTGAGCCGGTACAAAGAGGCCGCGTTCGGGATCGCGGTGGCGATCCTCCGGAACCGCGCCGACGCCGAGGACGCGGTCCAGGATGCGTTCGTCCGCGCCTACGAGCGGTTGGACCGGTACGATCTTTCCCGCAAGTTCTCGACGTGGTTGTTCACGGTGACGGCGAACGTGGCGAAGAACGCGCTGCGCCGTCGCCGGCGGGACCCGCTCCCGAAGGAGGTGTGGGCGGAGGACCCCGCCCAGGCGGTGTGGCAAGAGGAGATGGAGCAGAGCGTGCGCGAAGCGGTGTGGGGCCTTCCCGAGCCGTACCGGGCCCCGCTCGTCCTCCGCTACTGGCACGATTTACCGCTCGAGGAGATCGGCGATGTGCTCGGCCTGCGGCTGGGCACGGTCAAGACACGGTTGCACCGGGCGCGAGCCCTGGTGCGGGCAGAACTTGCGGCACGGGGGGTGATTCGCGATGCGGTTGGATGA